A stretch of DNA from Nitrospira sp.:
CGGTACTGTATGCGCGTGTACGAATTAGCAAAGCAGCTGGGGATGGAAAATCGGGAGCTGATTCCTGAACTGAAACGGCTCGGGATTCCGGTGGCATCCCACAGCAGCGCCTTGGATGACGATTCGGTTCGCGTGGCGATCGAGAAGCTTAGCTCCAAGGCACGAACGGGCGAGAGCGCTGCCGGACATGAGGGGAAGAAATCGGGTCGCGCCAAAGAGCATGCCCTGGTGCACGAAGAGCCGCCGAAGCCCGACAAAAAGCGCATTCTGATCAAGAAGAAAAAGGAAGAGGGCGCGGAAGAAGGTGTCGCACCATTGGCCGCGGCGGAGGCGGTGTTTGCGCCGGCTACTCCGCAAGGGACGGAAGCCACGCCAGTTGCGCCGCCAGTGGCCACCGCTTCCGAGAGCGCGGAGATTGCGGCGACCGAACCAGCTCCGATTCAAGAAGCTGTCTCTCCCACGCCGGTAGCCGCGGTCGTAGAAGAGGCAGTGGCGAAACCCCCGCAGGCTCCCGTAACCACGGTCCTTTCAGCAGATGCGGCGAAAAAGAAGGCAGCGACGGAAGCGCTGGAAAGCGAAGCGGCTGCCAAGGACAAGCTGAAAAAAGCGAAGAAGGCGCCGCGGACCCGGGATGAAGATGAAGCGAAGTTCAAAAACGACGCTACTCGATGGGGTGACCTGCGCGCGATTCCTGTGCAGCGGCGTGAAGACCGGTCCAAACATATTCATCACGCCTCGCCGACCGAAATTACGAAGCCGAGGAAAAAAAGCGTGAAATTGAGCGCAGGGACCAGTGTCAAGGAGTTTGCGGAGCTCATCGGCCAGCGGCCTGCGGATGTCGTCCGGAAGCTGATGGAAATGGGACAGATGGTGACGTTCAACCAATCCATCAATCTCGAAGCGGCCTCCCTGATCGCTGAAGAGTACGGGACGAAAGTGGAAGTCTCCACGGAATTGGCGGGCGAAGCGTTGCTGGAGGAGGCGGCCCAATCGGAAGGTGAAGAGCAGGCGGTGCCGCGCCCGCCGGTGGTGACCATCATGGGGCATGTCGATCACGGCAAGACGTCCCTGCTCGACGCGATTCGTCAAACGAAGGTGGCGGAAGGCGAGGCTGGAGGCATCACCCAGCATATCGGCGCCTACATGGTCGGCGTCCGCGACAAGCAGGTCACCTTCCTCGATACCCCTGGTCACGAAGCGTTCACAGCGATGCGCGCGCGTGGGGCAAAAGCGACGGATATTGTCATTCTGGTGGTGGCCGCCGACGATGGGGTGATGCCGCAGACGGTCGAAGCGATTCATCACGCCAAAGCCGCTGGGGTGCCGCTGATCGTGGCCGTGAACAAAGTCGACAAGCCGGGCGCGAACGTCGATCGGGTCAAAAACGCTCTGACGGAGCATGGGTTGGTTCCTGAAGCCTGGGGCGGCGACACGATTATGGTCGAGGTGTCGGCCAAGCAGCGGACCGGGTTGGATCAACTGCTGGAAATGATTCTCTTGCAAGCGGAAGTCTTGGAATTGAAGGCCGATCCTGCGCGTATGGCCAAGGGATTGGTCATCGAGGCGAAGCTGGATCGCGGCCGTGGGCCCATCGCGACGGTGTTGGTGCAAAGCGGGACTCTGCATGTCGGCGATGCGTTTGTGGTCGGTAATTTCAGCGGACGCGTTCGAGCGCTTGTGACCGATACGGGGAAAAAGACCACTGAGGCGGGACCGTCGGTGCCTGTTGAGGTGATCGGGTTGCCGGGAGTGCCGTCAGCCGGCGATGTCTTCACGATCGTGAAGGATGAACGCGTGGCTCGAGAAATCGCCCAGGAACGGGCAATGAAGCAGCGCGCCGCAGAGCTGGCCGGTCCGGCGAAGGTGAGCTTAGATGATCTGTTTGCCAAGATCCAGGAGGGCAACGTTAAGGAGTTGCCGATCGTGATCAAGGCCGATGTGCAAGGGTCGGCGGAGGCCTTGGCTGCTGCGGTGGAAAAGATGCCAGCGGGGGCCGTCAAGTTGCGAGTGATGCATACCGGCGTGGGCGGCATTACGGAAACCGATGTGCTGCTGGCGGCCGCGTCCAAGGCGATCGTGATCGGGTTCAATATCCGTCCGGAGCCGAAAGCTGCAGCCTTGGCGGAGCGCGAGGGCGTTGACGTGCGGCTCTATAGCATCATCTACGATGCACTGAACGACATTCGCGCCGCGATGGAAGGGTTGCTTGAACCCACGCTGAAGGAGCGCATCCTTGGCCGGGCTGAAGTGCGGCAGATGTTTACGATTCCCAAAGCCGGGTTGGTGGCTGGTTGCTATGTCGTGGACGGCGTGATTTCCCGAGCGAGTGTCGGCGTGCGCGTGATCCGGGACAGTGTTGTCGTCTATGAGGGAAAACTGGGCTCGCTCCGGCGCTTCAAGGATGATGTGCGAGAGGTGCAGCAGGGGTACGAGTGTGGTGTCACGGTCGAAAACTTCAATGACCTCAAAGCCGGGGACATCATTGAAGCCTATGCGATCGATAAGGTCGCCGCGAAGCTTGAGCCGGTGAATCGAGGTGGGTCTCCGCAAAGTCATCGGGCATGATCGTCGGACTCTGCACGGTCGAACTGTTCATCCCTGATGGTCATTCGTTGAAGGAGAAGCGCCAGGTCCTGCAAAGTCTGAAGAGTCGGCTGCGGGACAAGTTCAATGTATCGGTGGCCGAGGTGGGTGACCAGGAGTTGTGGCAGAAGGCCATTCTCGGGTTGGCCTGCGTGGCGAATGAATCCTCGCACGTGAACCAGGTACTCGACCAAGCGGTGAATTTGATTCAGGCGGTACCCACGATTCAGTTGTTGCGCTCGCGAATCGAATTGCTGTAAGGCCGCTCATGTCCAAGTCGACGTACAGCCGAGCCGATCGGGTCGCGGACCAAATTCGCATGGAAGTGGCCGACATTTTGATGCGAAAGATTAAGGATCCGCGGGTGCGTTCCGTGACCGTGACGGATGTGGAGTTGACCAAAGATCTGCGGATCGCACGCGTGTTCGTCACGACGATGGAGCAGAACAAGGACGAGCGGCACGTGTTCGACGGGTTGGCGAAGGCGAGCGGTTTTGTGCGTGCAGAATTGGGGCGACGCCTGGCATTGCGCTATTTGCCGGAAGTGATTTTTATGAAAGACGTCAGCGGCGCACGAGCAGATCGGGTGCTGAAACTGTTGGATGGATTGCATCAGGACACGAAGGAAGAGGTGCTCGTGGAATCCCCTCGCACCGAGATCTAGCCTATGATCGCGATGCCGTCGACCGAATCCCAAGTGGTCAGCAAGCTTCATGACGGAGTCCTGAATGTCCATAAGGAAGCGGGATGGACGTCTCACGACGTGGTCGCGCGTATTCGGGGAAAGTTGCGCGGGATCAAGTTGGGGCACGCGGGGACGTTGGATCCGGCGGCCACTGGGGTGCTGCCTCTCCTGCTTGGTCGAGGGACACGCATCGCGGAATATTTGCTGGAATGGGATAAGACCTATCTGGCCGAATTGCGACTCGGTGAAACCACCGATACGCAAGATGCCACGGGAACCGTTCTCCAGCGCTTGCCGATTGATTCGCTGAGTGAAACCCGCCTCCGAGAGGTCGTGGCCGGGTTTGAGGGACGTATTCAGCAGATCCCGCCCATGTATTCCGCGGTGAAGGTCCGAGGCGTTCCCCTCTATAAATCTGCGCGCGCCGGCAAGGATGTCGCGCGTCAACCGCGTGAAGTTTCGATCTATCGGCTCGAAATTGTGAACGTGCGATTCCCCCACGTCATGCTTCGTGTGACGTGCTCAAAAGGGACGTATATCCGGACATTGTGTGCAGATATCGGAGCGCAGTTAGGGACCGGCGGACACATGGGCTCGCTCGTTCGTGAACGCGTAGGACCGTTGGTATTGGAGCAGGCACTGACCGTCGGCGAGGTTGAATCGCAGTTGGCCCAAGGGACGTTGGATGCCTCGTTGCTGACGTTGGATGAGGCGTTGGTCGGACTTCCGATGTGCACGATCGGCGCGGGAGCAGCCAGGCGGGTGTTGCATGGTATGCCGGTCCCTGGCTCAGAAGTCCTGGGATGGGAAGGCGTGCCTGCGGCGTTTCCTGAGGAGGCCAGTCGGGCGATTCGTATCAAGGCCGAACAGGGGCGGTTATTGGCCATCGGCACCTTGCCGGCTGGATTCAGTCTGCAAGGGGGAAGCACGGGGGAATGTTCGATTGCTGTATCGAAAGTATTGGTCACAGAAGAGTCACAGGGCTCAAGTATCGCGAACTCAATAGAGGAGTAGGGACGTATGGCACTGGTGAAAGAAGTGAAAACGGAATTGGTGAAGAACTTCCAGCAGCACGAGAAGGATACCGGCTCTCCGGAGGTACAAATCGCCATTCTCACGAACCGTATTACGTATTTAAC
This window harbors:
- the infB gene encoding translation initiation factor IF-2; its protein translation is MRVYELAKQLGMENRELIPELKRLGIPVASHSSALDDDSVRVAIEKLSSKARTGESAAGHEGKKSGRAKEHALVHEEPPKPDKKRILIKKKKEEGAEEGVAPLAAAEAVFAPATPQGTEATPVAPPVATASESAEIAATEPAPIQEAVSPTPVAAVVEEAVAKPPQAPVTTVLSADAAKKKAATEALESEAAAKDKLKKAKKAPRTRDEDEAKFKNDATRWGDLRAIPVQRREDRSKHIHHASPTEITKPRKKSVKLSAGTSVKEFAELIGQRPADVVRKLMEMGQMVTFNQSINLEAASLIAEEYGTKVEVSTELAGEALLEEAAQSEGEEQAVPRPPVVTIMGHVDHGKTSLLDAIRQTKVAEGEAGGITQHIGAYMVGVRDKQVTFLDTPGHEAFTAMRARGAKATDIVILVVAADDGVMPQTVEAIHHAKAAGVPLIVAVNKVDKPGANVDRVKNALTEHGLVPEAWGGDTIMVEVSAKQRTGLDQLLEMILLQAEVLELKADPARMAKGLVIEAKLDRGRGPIATVLVQSGTLHVGDAFVVGNFSGRVRALVTDTGKKTTEAGPSVPVEVIGLPGVPSAGDVFTIVKDERVAREIAQERAMKQRAAELAGPAKVSLDDLFAKIQEGNVKELPIVIKADVQGSAEALAAAVEKMPAGAVKLRVMHTGVGGITETDVLLAAASKAIVIGFNIRPEPKAAALAEREGVDVRLYSIIYDALNDIRAAMEGLLEPTLKERILGRAEVRQMFTIPKAGLVAGCYVVDGVISRASVGVRVIRDSVVVYEGKLGSLRRFKDDVREVQQGYECGVTVENFNDLKAGDIIEAYAIDKVAAKLEPVNRGGSPQSHRA
- a CDS encoding DUF503 domain-containing protein, whose amino-acid sequence is MIVGLCTVELFIPDGHSLKEKRQVLQSLKSRLRDKFNVSVAEVGDQELWQKAILGLACVANESSHVNQVLDQAVNLIQAVPTIQLLRSRIELL
- the rbfA gene encoding 30S ribosome-binding factor RbfA; its protein translation is MSKSTYSRADRVADQIRMEVADILMRKIKDPRVRSVTVTDVELTKDLRIARVFVTTMEQNKDERHVFDGLAKASGFVRAELGRRLALRYLPEVIFMKDVSGARADRVLKLLDGLHQDTKEEVLVESPRTEI
- the truB gene encoding tRNA pseudouridine(55) synthase TruB; the encoded protein is MIAMPSTESQVVSKLHDGVLNVHKEAGWTSHDVVARIRGKLRGIKLGHAGTLDPAATGVLPLLLGRGTRIAEYLLEWDKTYLAELRLGETTDTQDATGTVLQRLPIDSLSETRLREVVAGFEGRIQQIPPMYSAVKVRGVPLYKSARAGKDVARQPREVSIYRLEIVNVRFPHVMLRVTCSKGTYIRTLCADIGAQLGTGGHMGSLVRERVGPLVLEQALTVGEVESQLAQGTLDASLLTLDEALVGLPMCTIGAGAARRVLHGMPVPGSEVLGWEGVPAAFPEEASRAIRIKAEQGRLLAIGTLPAGFSLQGGSTGECSIAVSKVLVTEESQGSSIANSIEE